In the Gossypium arboreum isolate Shixiya-1 chromosome 10, ASM2569848v2, whole genome shotgun sequence genome, one interval contains:
- the LOC108457990 gene encoding uncharacterized protein LOC108457990 has translation MAEDLVLDTAIRDWVLIPLSVVMVLIGILRYFVSKLMRSFQVPDPKIVKEGQVIVRARNLRGAANFIPPKSFRSRRVYFSNEENGLLFVPKGQAQNAQAQMFSDPNMAMDMMKKNLSMIIPQTLTFAWVNFFFSGFVAAKIPFPLTQRFRSMLQNGIDLSTVDVSYVSSRSWYFLNLFGLRGLFSLILGEENAMDDTQRMMQMGGFGFDPSKSLTAEKDGLDIVQHEWALPKFEHRAEAVLKKLVS, from the exons ATGGCGGAAGATCTGGTTCTCGATACGGCGATCAGAGATTGGGTGTTGATACCCCTTTCAGTGGTGATGGTCCTCATCGGCATCCTCCGCTACTTCGTCTCCAAGCTCATGCGCTCCTTTCAAGTTCCTGATCCTAAGATTGTCAAAGAAGG GCAAGTAATCGTTAGGGCTCGGAATTTACGAGGTGCTGCAAATTTTATCCCTCCCAAGTCTTTTCGATCTCGTAGGGTTTATTTCAGCAATGAG GAAAATGGATTACTGTTTGTCCCCAAGGGCCAGGCTCAAAATGCGCAAGCACAAATGTTCTCTGACCCTAACATGGCTATGGACATGATGAAGAAAAACCTCTCTATGATTATACCTCAG ACTCTCACTTTTGCCTGGGTCAACTTTTTCTTCTCTGGATTTGTTGCAG CCAAAATACCCTTCCCATTAACTCAGAGGTTCAGATCAATGTTGCAGAATGGAATTGACCTTAGCACAGTTGATGTGAGCTATGTTAGTAGCCGCTCATG GTATTTCCTCAATTTGTTTGGTTTGAGGGGTTTATTTAGTCTGATTCTGGGAGAGGAAAATG CAATGGATGATACACAGCGAATGATGCAGATGGGTGGGTTTGGCTTTGATCCATCAAAG AGCCTGACTGCTGAGAAAGATGGTCTTGACATAGTCCAACATGAATGGGCACTCCCTAAATTTGAGCATCGGGCCGAAGCAGTATTGAAAAAACTCGTCAGCTGA
- the LOC108458140 gene encoding uncharacterized protein LOC108458140, translated as MAEDLVLDTAIRDWVLIPLSVVMVLIGVLRYFVSKLMRSFQVPDLKIVKEGQVIVRARNLRGAANFIPPKSFRSRRVYFSNEENGLLFVPKGQAQNAQAQMFSDPNMAMDMMKKNLSMIIPQTLTFAWVNFFFSGFVAAKIPFPLTQRFRSMLQNGIDLSTVDVSYVSSRSWYFLNLFGLRGLFSLILGEENAMDDTQRMMQMGGFGFDPSKSLSAEKDGLDIVQHDWALPKFEHRAEAVLKKLVS; from the exons ATGGCGGAAGATCTGGTTCTCGACACGGCGATCAGAGATTGGGTGCTGATACCCCTCTCGGTAGTGATGGTCCTCATTGGCGTCCTCCGCTACTTCGTCTCCAAGCTTATGCGCTCCTTTCAAGTTCCCGATCTTAAGATCGTCAAAGAAGG GCAAGTAATCGTTAGGGCTCGGAATCTACGAGGTGCTGCAAATTTTATCCCTCCCAAGTCTTTTCGTTCTCGTAGGGTTTATTTCAGCAATGAG GAAAATGGATTACTGTTTGTCCCCAAGGGCCAGGCTCAGAATGCACAAGCACAAATGTTCTCTGACCCTAACATGGCTATGGACATGATGAAGAAAAACCTTTCTATGATTATACCTCAG ACTCTCACTTTTGCCTGGGTCAACTTTTTCTTCTCTGGATTTGTTGCAG CCAAAATACCCTTCCCATTAACCCAGAGGTTCAGATCAATGTTGCAGAATGGAATTGACCTTAGCACAGTTGATGTGAGCTATGTTAGTAGCCGCTCATG GTATTTTCTCAATTTGTTTGGTTTGAGGGGTTTATTTAGTCTGATTTTGGGAGAGGAAAATG CAATGGATGATACACAGCGAATGATGCAGATGGGTGGGTTTGGCTTTGATCCATCAAAG AGCCTTAGTGCTGAAAAAGATGGTCTTGACATAGTCCAACACGATTGGGCACTCCCTAAATTCGAGCATCGGGCCGAAGCAGTACTAAAAAAACTCGTCAGCTGA